The following proteins come from a genomic window of Frankia casuarinae:
- a CDS encoding GNAT family N-acetyltransferase, which produces MSRRIANITLDNIDDLPLPCRRCVFWELDPVARSRAEEAGGTDLEKEAWVSLALLEWGSCGKIAYIDNVPAGFVMFAPPAYVPRSVAFPTSPVSPDAVLLMTASIVNEFTGQGLGRILVQSVAKDVIRRGFKAVEAFGDLQNSGTRCILPADYLLAVGFKTVRPHHRWPRLRLEVKNAVSWREDVEVALERLLGSMTPEGMLRKVSQAGNLA; this is translated from the coding sequence ATGAGCCGTCGCATCGCGAACATCACCCTGGACAACATCGACGATCTCCCTCTACCCTGCCGCCGCTGCGTCTTCTGGGAGCTCGATCCGGTGGCCCGGAGCCGCGCGGAGGAGGCCGGCGGCACCGACCTCGAGAAGGAGGCGTGGGTTTCCCTGGCTCTCCTGGAATGGGGAAGTTGCGGAAAGATCGCCTATATCGACAACGTCCCGGCCGGATTCGTGATGTTCGCTCCGCCGGCCTACGTGCCTCGATCGGTGGCCTTTCCCACCAGCCCGGTCTCACCGGACGCGGTGCTGCTCATGACAGCGTCGATCGTCAATGAGTTCACCGGACAGGGGCTGGGGCGGATCCTCGTCCAGTCCGTCGCCAAGGACGTCATCCGCCGCGGCTTCAAGGCGGTGGAAGCGTTCGGTGACCTCCAGAACTCGGGTACCCGCTGCATCCTGCCCGCCGACTATCTCCTCGCGGTCGGTTTCAAGACGGTCCGGCCCCATCATCGATGGCCGCGGCTGCGGCTAGAGGTGAAGAACGCGGTGAGCTGGCGAGAGGACGTCGAGGTCGCCCTGGAACGTCTGCTGGGATCGATGACGCCGGAGGGCATGCTGCGCAAGGTCAGCCAGGCCGGCAATCTGGCCTGA